Proteins co-encoded in one Pseudomonas fluorescens genomic window:
- a CDS encoding GGDEF domain-containing phosphodiesterase codes for MTLSFDLSGPSVEPRVIRKHYATQMAVERTRLLYQGSLLPTLFMLINGLVCAGLLWSPQRYFVVSVWLVWLLSLVALRVIQVAAFDSAIPDRQAQPIWGRMFLLGSTMTGLTLAGAGIALVPADNFMQQAWVFGLIGAATLSASVAYAVSIPAFLSFTLPCLLPAIGYLFWGGDELARGWGWLGLILLGSLSVVAWQVNRLIDRGLLRRFQNQHLIEHLQQAQTRSEQLNQELAKEIEQRRCAEGKLREAQVELEDRVAQRSRELDVANQALSKSEARLALALKASELGLWDWNLQTDEVHHTQIQELFGIDPEYVTGLLRHLRPRLHPEDVPPLKRALIEHLKGRTEDYQIEYRVRHGDGHWVWIEDRGRAVERDDSGRVIRMVGTRRDISVSKSLEAQQQLAATVFEAASEGIVILDPNYSLIAINQAFSRVTGYDIDDMLGRNVVELPCSRDARRHYVAIRHALEQHGSWQGELVETRKNGELYPQWLQLNAVRDSRGNVSHIVGFFADLSARRESEERMRYLTHYDELTGLANRSLFRERLHEAHQRVRQGGRRSLALLHINLDRFKLLNDSLGHEIADQLLQKMSRRLVSALPEADTIARLSGDEFAVLFDAYGNLSSLARVATRLSTKLRLPLTVEGHELVVSASMGISMLPDNAREISALVSQSNMAMQHAKHLGGNNFQFYTDSLQASTLERLQLENQLRKAIEDKQLNVFYQPKLCLATGRLNAAEALVRWDHPTMGRVPPGDFIGLAEETGLIGPIGEFVLRQACWQACEWQRQGLAPIRVSVNLSVHQLRQGKLVSLVRQVLEETGLAPHYLELELTESQLLDSVEHIIATFQQLRDLGVKLAIDDFGTGYSSLSYLKRIPVDYVKIDQAFIRGLGEGSEDAAITRAIIAMAHGLSLKVVAEGVERSEQLAFLKTEGCDEVQGYLISRPVEAVGLAALLREQEKPL; via the coding sequence ATGACCCTCAGCTTCGACCTTTCGGGCCCCTCTGTGGAACCCCGGGTGATCCGCAAGCATTACGCCACCCAAATGGCGGTCGAGCGCACGCGCCTTCTTTATCAGGGTTCGCTGTTGCCCACTCTGTTCATGTTAATCAACGGTCTGGTCTGCGCCGGTCTGCTCTGGAGTCCGCAGCGTTACTTCGTGGTCAGCGTCTGGCTGGTGTGGCTGTTGTCGCTGGTGGCGTTGCGAGTGATTCAGGTCGCCGCGTTCGACTCGGCGATTCCCGATCGCCAGGCCCAGCCGATCTGGGGGCGGATGTTCCTGCTCGGCTCGACCATGACCGGCCTGACCCTGGCCGGCGCCGGCATCGCTTTGGTCCCCGCCGACAATTTCATGCAGCAGGCCTGGGTGTTCGGCCTGATTGGCGCCGCGACCCTGTCGGCCAGCGTGGCCTACGCCGTGAGCATTCCGGCCTTTCTTTCCTTTACCTTGCCATGCCTGCTGCCGGCCATCGGCTATCTGTTCTGGGGCGGTGACGAACTGGCGCGAGGCTGGGGCTGGCTCGGGCTGATCCTGCTCGGCTCGCTGAGCGTGGTGGCGTGGCAGGTCAATCGCTTGATTGATCGTGGGTTGCTGCGGCGCTTCCAGAACCAGCACCTGATCGAACACCTGCAACAAGCGCAAACCCGCAGCGAACAGCTCAATCAGGAGCTGGCCAAGGAAATCGAACAACGGCGCTGCGCCGAGGGCAAGCTGCGCGAAGCGCAGGTTGAGCTGGAAGACCGGGTCGCCCAGCGCAGCCGGGAACTGGACGTCGCCAACCAGGCCCTGAGCAAAAGTGAGGCGCGCCTGGCCCTGGCGTTGAAGGCCAGTGAGCTGGGGCTGTGGGACTGGAACCTGCAGACCGACGAAGTTCACCACACGCAGATTCAGGAATTGTTTGGCATTGACCCGGAATATGTCACCGGGCTGCTCAGGCATCTGCGGCCACGTTTGCACCCGGAAGACGTGCCGCCGCTCAAGCGCGCGCTGATCGAGCATTTGAAGGGGCGCACCGAGGATTATCAGATCGAGTACCGCGTGCGCCATGGTGACGGCCACTGGGTCTGGATCGAAGACCGGGGGCGTGCGGTGGAGCGCGACGACAGCGGACGGGTCATCCGCATGGTCGGCACCCGTCGCGACATCAGCGTCAGCAAAAGCCTGGAAGCCCAACAGCAACTGGCGGCGACGGTGTTCGAGGCCGCCAGCGAAGGCATCGTGATCCTCGACCCGAATTATTCGCTGATCGCCATCAATCAGGCCTTCAGCCGGGTCACCGGGTATGACATCGACGACATGCTCGGGCGCAATGTCGTCGAACTTCCGTGCAGCCGCGACGCCCGCCGGCACTACGTCGCCATCCGCCACGCGCTGGAGCAGCACGGCAGCTGGCAGGGTGAGCTGGTGGAGACCCGCAAGAACGGCGAGCTGTACCCGCAATGGCTGCAATTGAATGCGGTACGCGACAGTCGGGGAAATGTGAGCCATATCGTCGGCTTCTTCGCCGATCTGTCGGCTCGGCGCGAATCCGAAGAGCGCATGCGCTACTTGACTCACTACGACGAGCTCACCGGCCTGGCCAATCGCTCGCTGTTCCGCGAACGTCTGCACGAAGCCCATCAGCGCGTGCGGCAGGGCGGACGCCGGAGTCTGGCGCTGCTGCACATCAACCTGGACCGCTTCAAACTGCTCAACGATAGTTTGGGCCATGAAATCGCTGACCAGTTGCTGCAAAAGATGTCACGACGTCTGGTCAGCGCCTTGCCGGAGGCTGACACCATTGCCCGGTTATCCGGTGATGAGTTCGCGGTGCTGTTCGACGCCTACGGCAACCTGTCGAGCCTGGCGCGGGTCGCCACGCGGCTGTCGACCAAGCTGCGGCTGCCGTTGACGGTGGAAGGGCATGAACTGGTGGTGAGTGCCTCGATGGGCATCAGCATGCTGCCGGACAACGCCCGGGAGATTTCCGCGCTGGTCAGCCAGTCGAACATGGCCATGCAACATGCCAAGCACCTGGGCGGCAACAACTTCCAGTTCTACACCGACAGCCTGCAGGCCAGCACGCTGGAGCGTCTGCAACTGGAAAACCAGCTGCGCAAAGCCATCGAGGACAAGCAGCTCAACGTCTTCTATCAACCGAAACTGTGTCTGGCGACCGGTCGCCTCAACGCGGCGGAAGCGCTGGTGCGCTGGGATCACCCGACCATGGGCCGGGTGCCGCCGGGGGACTTCATCGGTCTGGCCGAAGAGACGGGCCTGATCGGGCCGATCGGCGAATTCGTGCTGCGTCAGGCCTGTTGGCAGGCCTGCGAATGGCAGCGTCAGGGGCTGGCGCCGATCCGGGTTTCGGTAAACCTGTCGGTGCATCAGTTGCGCCAGGGCAAACTGGTCAGTCTGGTGCGTCAGGTGCTGGAGGAAACCGGCCTGGCGCCGCACTACCTCGAACTGGAACTGACCGAAAGCCAGCTGCTCGACAGCGTCGAACACATCATCGCCACGTTCCAGCAACTGCGGGATCTGGGGGTGAAGCTGGCGATCGACGATTTCGGCACCGGCTATTCATCGCTGAGCTATCTGAAGCGGATTCCGGTGGATTACGTGAAGATCGATCAGGCGTTCATTCGCGGGCTGGGGGAGGGCAGCGAAGATGCGGCGATCACCCGGGCGATCATTGCGATGGCTCACGGGCTGTCACTGAAAGTTGTCGCCGAAGGTGTCGAGCGATCCGAGCAGCTGGCGTTTCTGAAAACTGAAGGTTGCGACGAGGTGCAGGGCTATCTGATCAGTCGTCCGGTGGAGGCGGTCGGCCTTGCCGCGTTGCTGCGTGAACAGGAAAAACCGCTGTAA
- the hexR gene encoding transcriptional regulator HexR, giving the protein MNLLQHIAQSRHLLRKSELKVADHVLLDPAAVMHSSMADLAHSVGISEPTIVRFCRAIGCSGFQDLKLKLAQSLAAGASFGQFAIHEDDSVADYSLKIFDTTLHTLMEVREKLDPLELQRAVTLMSQAQRVEFYGFGASGAVAADAQHKFFRLLLTAAAYSDPHMQAMSAVTLKPTDVAICISQSGRSKDLLITANLVRESGASLITLCPSQTPLAELSTVNLAIDVHEDTEIYTPLTSRIAHLVVIDVLAMGVAMARGPSLVNHLKSVKRSLRSLRLSPKSVKALDD; this is encoded by the coding sequence TTGAATCTGCTGCAACACATTGCCCAGTCACGTCACCTGTTACGCAAGTCGGAGCTCAAGGTCGCCGACCACGTGCTGCTTGACCCTGCGGCAGTGATGCACAGTTCCATGGCCGATCTGGCCCACAGCGTCGGGATCAGCGAGCCGACCATCGTGCGCTTCTGTCGCGCCATCGGTTGTTCCGGTTTTCAGGATCTGAAACTCAAACTCGCGCAAAGCCTCGCGGCCGGCGCCAGTTTCGGTCAGTTCGCGATCCATGAGGACGACTCGGTCGCCGACTACAGCCTGAAGATTTTCGACACCACCCTGCACACCCTGATGGAGGTTCGCGAGAAGCTCGATCCGCTGGAGTTGCAGCGCGCGGTGACGTTGATGTCCCAGGCCCAGCGCGTCGAGTTCTATGGTTTCGGTGCATCGGGCGCGGTAGCCGCGGATGCGCAGCACAAATTTTTCCGCCTGCTGTTGACCGCTGCGGCGTATTCCGACCCGCACATGCAGGCGATGTCGGCAGTGACGCTGAAGCCGACCGATGTGGCGATCTGTATCTCCCAGTCCGGCCGTTCCAAAGACCTGTTGATCACCGCCAACCTGGTTCGCGAAAGCGGGGCGTCGCTGATTACCTTGTGCCCGAGCCAGACGCCGCTGGCCGAGCTGTCGACCGTCAATCTTGCGATCGACGTACACGAAGACACCGAAATCTATACCCCGCTGACTTCGCGCATCGCCCACCTGGTGGTGATCGACGTGCTGGCCATGGGCGTGGCCATGGCGCGCGGGCCGAGCCTGGTCAACCACCTCAAGAGCGTCAAGCGCAGCCTGCGCAGCTTGCGGCTGTCACCCAAGTCGGTGAAAGCGCTGGATGACTGA
- a CDS encoding PA3496 family putative envelope integrity protein has translation MAQPYEERNSAAKTRRQQEDQRRMEFRRAIEDRFELRQLQTEISDFPEDIELNYWQAAPAASRRSAQPAR, from the coding sequence ATGGCTCAGCCTTACGAAGAACGCAACAGCGCCGCGAAAACCCGTCGTCAGCAGGAAGACCAGCGCCGCATGGAGTTCCGCCGCGCCATCGAAGATCGCTTCGAACTACGTCAGCTTCAGACCGAAATCAGCGATTTTCCCGAGGATATCGAACTCAACTACTGGCAGGCCGCTCCCGCAGCTTCCCGTCGAAGCGCTCAACCAGCGCGCTGA